The following are from one region of the Actinoplanes sp. L3-i22 genome:
- a CDS encoding alcohol dehydrogenase catalytic domain-containing protein produces the protein MKRLQYDRYGAPEVMRLAEFEPAPPGPGEVLVRVRAAACSALDWRMRNGEMKLMTGRSFPRAMGHDFAGVVEAVGAGVTRVKAGDAVLGGARFRQAGAFAKMIRSALPGPFRAMMGRPVTADLTEVARTLRVPIAGTVALAEAIPALTELEREQRPKGGKLVIIMG, from the coding sequence GTGAAGCGCCTGCAGTACGACCGCTACGGCGCCCCGGAGGTGATGCGGCTCGCCGAGTTCGAGCCAGCGCCGCCGGGTCCGGGTGAGGTTCTCGTCCGGGTCCGGGCGGCGGCTTGCAGCGCGCTGGACTGGAGGATGCGCAACGGCGAGATGAAGCTGATGACCGGCCGCTCTTTTCCCCGGGCGATGGGACACGACTTCGCCGGGGTCGTCGAGGCGGTCGGCGCCGGTGTCACCCGGGTGAAGGCCGGCGACGCGGTGCTCGGCGGGGCTCGGTTCCGGCAGGCGGGGGCGTTCGCCAAAATGATCAGGAGCGCACTGCCCGGCCCGTTCCGGGCGATGATGGGCCGGCCGGTGACCGCCGACCTGACGGAGGTGGCCCGGACCTTGCGCGTGCCGATCGCCGGTACGGTCGCGTTGGCCGAGGCGATTCCCGCCCTGACCGAGCTGGAGCGCGAGCAGCGCCCGAAGGGCGGCAAACTGGTCATCATCATGGGATGA
- a CDS encoding cytochrome P450 — protein sequence MDLGDPDLYRDETRFASWRAFVAEDAVVFSEPGASPSGFWSVFSHRACRQVLAAGGPFTSEYGMLIGFDADHPDRGGGKMIVATDGPAHTRLRRILGRFLSPGELAGLGRFIDDEIGRQLAVLRSSGDAPVDVATGIGPRLPAAVVCQLLGVPQSDRDELIRLTDSAFASPDSDSSASQTADAHTEIFFYFHDRIEQCRRSPGSDLISALLTADGLSTDEVLANCYNLLIGGNQTSRHLITGAFLALARHPVLPADGSRAVDELARWLSPGMHVLRVATDDVNVSGRRIRRGEAVVAWLAAANRDPAVFDAPGELRWDRAPNPHLSFGHGVHHCMGAQLARMEAGRLLTALARQTAGISCGEPVTTRSNLIQGFRSLPVSIDWRASVPV from the coding sequence ATGGACCTGGGAGATCCCGACCTCTACCGGGACGAGACGCGATTCGCGTCCTGGCGCGCGTTCGTCGCCGAGGACGCCGTGGTGTTCAGCGAGCCGGGCGCGTCCCCATCCGGGTTCTGGTCGGTGTTCTCGCACCGCGCCTGCCGGCAGGTGCTGGCCGCGGGCGGCCCGTTCACCTCCGAGTACGGCATGCTCATCGGTTTCGACGCCGACCACCCGGACCGCGGCGGCGGCAAGATGATCGTGGCTACGGACGGTCCGGCGCACACCCGGCTGCGCCGGATCCTGGGCCGCTTCCTGAGCCCGGGTGAGCTGGCCGGCCTGGGCCGGTTCATCGACGACGAGATCGGCCGCCAGTTGGCCGTGCTGCGGTCGTCGGGCGACGCGCCGGTCGATGTGGCGACCGGCATCGGGCCCCGGCTGCCCGCGGCGGTGGTGTGTCAGCTGCTGGGCGTGCCGCAGTCGGACCGCGACGAGCTGATCCGGCTGACCGACTCGGCCTTCGCCAGCCCGGACAGCGACTCGTCGGCGTCGCAGACCGCCGACGCGCACACCGAGATCTTCTTCTACTTCCACGACCGGATCGAGCAGTGCCGGCGGAGTCCGGGCTCCGATCTGATCAGCGCGCTGCTCACCGCGGACGGGCTGAGCACCGACGAGGTGCTGGCCAACTGCTACAACCTGCTGATCGGCGGGAACCAGACCTCCCGCCACCTGATCACCGGTGCCTTCCTGGCGCTGGCCCGGCACCCGGTCCTGCCGGCGGACGGTTCCCGGGCCGTCGACGAGCTGGCCCGCTGGCTGTCGCCGGGCATGCACGTGCTGCGGGTGGCCACCGACGACGTGAACGTCAGCGGGCGGCGGATCCGGCGGGGCGAGGCGGTGGTGGCCTGGCTGGCCGCGGCGAACCGGGATCCTGCGGTGTTCGACGCGCCCGGCGAGCTTCGCTGGGATCGGGCGCCCAACCCCCATCTGAGCTTCGGGCACGGCGTGCACCACTGCATGGGGGCCCAGCTGGCTCGGATGGAGGCCGGCCGGCTGCTGACCGCGCTGGCCCGGCAGACGGCCGGGATCAGCTGCGGCGAGCCGGTCACCACCCGGTCGAATCTGATCCAGGGGTTCCGCAGCCTGCCGGTATCGATCGACTGGCGTGCCTCGGTGCCGGTCTGA
- a CDS encoding class I SAM-dependent methyltransferase, with protein sequence MGRDGEHRRLMEAAFGDTATTYDAEIAFFTTIAARTAAGAAARHGSGRIRTAVDVGAGTGALAAALREALRPERVIAVDISLGMLRAAGRHDDRVLPVLGDAADLPLPDRCAEVAGSATSVRFFDQPRRAAAELGRVLRPGGTVVLSELGGVDRKWLFLADLVRRAARRAPAGPPRGSLPRPVPLTELLADAGFVDVETAEETLVFRFTDEHQWWRWIRGQSAGAAIRQLPAAAAEAVERAALATAAGFADLELHQVLRIATARTGP encoded by the coding sequence ATGGGTCGGGACGGCGAGCATCGGCGCCTGATGGAGGCGGCCTTCGGCGACACCGCGACCACATACGACGCGGAGATCGCCTTCTTCACCACGATCGCGGCGCGGACCGCGGCCGGCGCGGCGGCCCGCCACGGATCCGGCCGGATCCGCACCGCCGTGGACGTCGGAGCGGGGACCGGAGCGCTCGCCGCGGCCCTGCGCGAGGCGCTGCGGCCGGAACGGGTGATCGCCGTGGACATCTCCCTGGGCATGCTGCGCGCCGCCGGCCGCCACGACGACCGGGTGCTCCCGGTCCTCGGCGACGCCGCAGACCTGCCACTGCCGGACCGCTGCGCCGAGGTGGCCGGCTCCGCGACCAGCGTGCGATTCTTCGACCAGCCCCGGCGGGCCGCGGCCGAACTGGGCCGGGTGCTGCGCCCGGGCGGCACGGTCGTGCTGTCCGAACTCGGCGGCGTCGACCGCAAATGGCTCTTCCTCGCCGATCTGGTGCGTCGCGCCGCGCGGCGGGCACCGGCCGGCCCGCCGCGCGGGTCGCTCCCCCGGCCGGTCCCGCTGACCGAACTGCTCGCCGACGCCGGCTTCGTCGACGTCGAGACAGCCGAGGAGACGCTGGTGTTCCGCTTCACCGACGAACATCAGTGGTGGCGCTGGATCCGCGGGCAGTCGGCGGGCGCGGCGATCCGGCAGCTTCCGGCCGCCGCGGCCGAGGCGGTGGAACGGGCCGCCCTGGCCACCGCGGCCGGCTTCGCCGACCTGGAACTGCACCAGGTGCTACGGATCGCCACCGCCCGGACCGGGCCCTGA
- a CDS encoding cytochrome P450, translating to MTGEQLDDPDFLAEPYPLLAALRESEPIRVRGRGPVLVTRHADVRLLLRDTRSANEFPAHRYALAGRAGASAQAFARALVSRDPPAHTALRRLVAPYYSRAAVAGLSDDVRELVDRQFARAERAGGGSFDVVADVAHDLPYLVNCRILGVPTAAYETLRPWMAAIEQAARPSSPRSARAGSDAAIEAFRGYVDRLSPVPGGALAACGAAVPHGLTRDDLRDNAVGLFPAGAEETTALIAALVRSVLREPHRLDAVRADGDAAIALVDEVLRRESPIKSANRWITAEIETPSGVVPANRMAVLSLASANRDPRVHDQPDRFRPGRSEAHLAFGAGRHRCLGVHLARLQAGAVAEHLAGRTRALVAAGPAVHRPSAELRILASLPVRVS from the coding sequence ATGACCGGCGAGCAACTCGACGACCCGGACTTTTTGGCCGAGCCGTATCCGCTGCTCGCCGCGCTCCGCGAGAGCGAGCCCATCCGGGTACGAGGTCGCGGGCCGGTGCTGGTGACCCGGCACGCGGACGTGCGCCTGCTGCTGCGCGACACCCGCAGCGCCAACGAGTTCCCGGCACACCGGTACGCGCTGGCCGGCCGGGCCGGGGCCTCAGCGCAGGCGTTCGCCCGGGCCCTGGTCAGCCGGGACCCGCCGGCACACACCGCGCTGCGCCGGCTGGTGGCGCCGTACTACTCGCGGGCCGCGGTGGCCGGCCTGTCCGACGACGTCCGCGAACTCGTCGACCGGCAATTCGCCCGCGCCGAGCGGGCCGGCGGCGGGAGCTTCGACGTGGTCGCCGACGTCGCGCACGATCTGCCGTACCTGGTCAATTGCCGGATTCTGGGGGTGCCGACCGCGGCCTACGAGACTCTCCGTCCGTGGATGGCGGCGATCGAACAGGCCGCGCGGCCCTCGTCGCCCCGGTCGGCCCGCGCCGGCAGCGACGCGGCGATCGAGGCGTTCCGGGGCTACGTGGACCGGTTGTCCCCGGTCCCTGGCGGCGCGCTCGCGGCCTGCGGCGCGGCGGTGCCGCACGGGCTGACCCGCGACGATCTGCGCGACAACGCGGTCGGGCTGTTCCCGGCCGGAGCCGAGGAGACCACGGCGCTGATCGCCGCGCTGGTCCGGTCGGTACTGCGCGAGCCGCACCGGCTGGACGCGGTACGCGCCGACGGTGATGCCGCGATCGCCCTGGTCGACGAGGTGCTGCGCCGGGAGAGCCCGATCAAGTCGGCGAACCGGTGGATCACCGCGGAGATCGAGACGCCGTCCGGAGTGGTGCCGGCGAACCGGATGGCGGTGCTCTCGCTGGCCTCGGCCAACCGGGACCCGCGCGTCCACGACCAGCCCGACCGGTTCCGGCCGGGGCGCTCCGAGGCGCATCTGGCGTTCGGCGCCGGCCGCCACCGATGTCTGGGCGTGCACCTGGCCCGGTTGCAGGCCGGCGCCGTGGCCGAACATCTGGCCGGCCGCACGCGTGCGCTGGTTGCGGCGGGACCGGCCGTCCACCGGCCCTCGGCCGAACTGCGCATCCTGGCGAGCCTGCCGGTGCGGGTCAGCTGA
- a CDS encoding thioesterase II family protein yields MIDEEVRVPPNPWLVTWAPRPAATLRLLCLAPAGGAATAFRDWPAELPPHVEVVAVELPGRGLRHREAPPAAMEPVVAELCAAVRPLSDRPLAVFGHSLGALIGLELAHGLRAAGLPEPRLLTVAACPAPQRAYARPRRPEPSEQELVAALREQGGVPARILADDRYRARLLGPLRADVALVETFTPPRRPPLTARLHAYWAADDAGAGAAEVAGWQAETSGDFGTRRFPGGHLFPVSARAQLLGELAGDLRAILS; encoded by the coding sequence ATGATCGATGAGGAGGTGCGCGTGCCGCCGAACCCGTGGCTGGTGACGTGGGCGCCGCGCCCGGCGGCGACGCTGCGCCTGCTGTGCCTGGCCCCGGCCGGCGGTGCGGCCACCGCGTTCCGGGACTGGCCGGCCGAGCTGCCCCCGCACGTCGAGGTCGTGGCGGTCGAGCTGCCCGGCCGGGGTCTGCGGCACCGGGAAGCGCCGCCGGCGGCGATGGAGCCGGTGGTCGCCGAGTTGTGTGCGGCGGTCCGGCCGCTGTCGGACCGGCCGCTCGCGGTGTTCGGGCACAGCCTCGGCGCGCTGATCGGCCTGGAACTCGCGCACGGCCTGCGGGCGGCCGGTCTGCCCGAGCCCCGGTTGCTGACGGTGGCCGCCTGCCCGGCTCCGCAGCGCGCCTACGCCCGGCCCCGCCGGCCTGAGCCGTCCGAACAGGAGCTGGTCGCCGCGCTGCGGGAACAGGGCGGCGTGCCGGCGCGGATCCTGGCCGACGACCGGTACCGGGCCCGGCTGCTGGGCCCGCTACGGGCCGACGTCGCGCTGGTGGAGACGTTCACGCCACCGCGCCGGCCACCGCTGACCGCTCGCCTGCACGCCTACTGGGCGGCCGACGACGCCGGGGCCGGTGCGGCGGAGGTCGCCGGGTGGCAGGCCGAGACCAGCGGGGACTTCGGCACGCGCCGGTTTCCGGGTGGTCATCTGTTCCCGGTGAGCGCCCGGGCGCAGCTGCTGGGCGAACTCGCCGGCGACCTGCGGGCGATCCTCAGCTGA
- a CDS encoding cupin domain-containing protein → MAKVNIVRPGEGEILGSGAQQIRILENGEHTDHRLGFAEVTIPPGTPSPLQHRHAQHDEGFYVLAGTFRFTVGEDHYDAGPGTWVIVPTGAPHTFANIGDVNAVMLNTFTPDLYVQYFRDFKAMIDSGQPVNAETMKPLWKNYATEISNEYAS, encoded by the coding sequence GTGGCGAAGGTCAACATCGTCCGCCCCGGTGAGGGCGAGATCCTCGGCAGCGGGGCGCAGCAGATCCGCATCCTGGAGAACGGCGAGCACACCGACCACCGGCTGGGGTTCGCCGAGGTCACCATTCCGCCGGGCACCCCGAGCCCGTTGCAGCACCGCCACGCCCAGCACGACGAGGGCTTCTACGTGCTGGCCGGAACGTTCCGGTTCACCGTCGGCGAGGACCACTACGACGCCGGGCCGGGCACCTGGGTCATCGTGCCGACCGGGGCGCCGCACACCTTCGCCAACATCGGCGACGTGAACGCGGTCATGCTCAACACGTTCACCCCGGACCTGTACGTGCAGTACTTCCGCGACTTCAAAGCCATGATCGATTCCGGGCAGCCGGTCAACGCCGAGACCATGAAACCGCTGTGGAAGAACTACGCCACCGAGATCTCGAACGAATACGCCTCGTGA
- a CDS encoding MbtH family protein, translating to MPEHLVVRNDEQQYSVWPAATPVPAGWQATGFRGDREHCLDHIAEIWTDLRPRSVREFHAAPPQ from the coding sequence ATGCCGGAACACCTGGTGGTACGCAACGACGAGCAGCAGTACTCGGTGTGGCCGGCGGCGACCCCGGTGCCGGCCGGGTGGCAGGCCACCGGATTCCGGGGCGACCGCGAGCACTGCCTCGACCACATCGCCGAAATCTGGACCGACCTGCGACCCCGCTCGGTACGCGAGTTCCACGCCGCACCGCCACAGTGA
- a CDS encoding helix-turn-helix domain-containing protein: MIGNLETFQDELAATGFPPLANKLAGADFRGRIATRDLGPLRLVSLDTPESACVGRERDAADGEHLAIKVMTRGRTRIEQGRGDAELGPADLMLLDPTRTIRFESTAATHVTILVPRREIRIRPAQIDRLVGKRIDGNHGPGALVSVLARDVLARDVLARESARSATEFREVEALRSAAAVIELIAVALEARLGDEQPAPDEWLRNRIAGYIEARLADPDLSPLGIATAHHISVRRLHKLFEDQPLTVAALIRRRRLERCRAELTGGGRTVTAVAARWGFSDPTHFSKLFKTTFGYTARALVTSNRALTTKTRTAGPEQDGDHQGT, encoded by the coding sequence GTGATCGGCAACCTTGAGACGTTCCAGGACGAGCTGGCCGCCACCGGGTTTCCGCCGCTGGCCAACAAGCTGGCCGGGGCCGACTTCCGGGGCCGGATCGCCACCCGTGACCTCGGGCCGTTGCGGCTGGTCTCCCTGGATACGCCGGAGAGCGCCTGTGTCGGGCGCGAGCGCGACGCCGCCGACGGCGAGCACCTGGCGATCAAGGTGATGACCCGCGGCCGGACGCGGATCGAGCAGGGCCGTGGCGACGCCGAACTCGGGCCGGCCGACCTGATGCTGCTCGATCCCACGCGCACGATCCGGTTCGAGAGCACCGCCGCGACGCACGTCACCATCCTGGTTCCGCGCCGGGAGATTCGGATCCGGCCCGCGCAGATCGACCGGCTCGTCGGCAAACGCATCGACGGCAACCACGGTCCGGGCGCGCTGGTCTCCGTGCTGGCCCGCGACGTGCTGGCCCGCGACGTGCTGGCTCGCGAATCAGCGCGCTCGGCGACCGAGTTCCGCGAGGTGGAGGCGCTGCGGTCGGCGGCGGCCGTCATCGAGCTGATCGCGGTCGCCCTGGAGGCCCGGCTCGGCGACGAGCAACCGGCCCCGGACGAGTGGCTGCGCAACCGGATCGCCGGCTACATCGAGGCCCGGCTGGCCGATCCCGATCTGTCTCCGCTGGGCATTGCAACTGCCCATCACATTTCCGTACGCCGTTTGCACAAGCTGTTCGAGGACCAGCCGCTGACCGTCGCGGCTCTGATCCGGCGTCGCCGCCTCGAGCGCTGCCGGGCCGAGCTGACCGGCGGCGGACGTACGGTCACCGCCGTGGCCGCCCGGTGGGGGTTCTCCGATCCCACCCATTTCAGCAAGCTTTTCAAGACGACGTTCGGCTACACCGCCCGCGCACTGGTGACCAGCAACCGTGCGCTGACGACCAAGACGCGTACGGCCGGCCCGGAACAGGATGGTGATCACCAAGGCACGTAA
- a CDS encoding pectinesterase family protein, with translation MSETSQRQRRRLFGAGVAIALSAAVVAVTLPSEAATVPVASGVYTLASGASGKCVDVTGASTASSALLIQVACNATAKDQQWTAKQQNTGQFQLVNGNSGKCVDVPSSSSVSGTQLQQYSCGDATKNNQLWTFTASTAASGKYLVKSVATGMCVSDKDGSTAGNNPIVEESCSDIARMQWSFNDVAGAPAGSLVVAKDGSGQYTTVQAAVNAVPAGNTSRVTIAIKAGTYRENVVIPSTKPYITFQGLGSASSGTVIVANKDAATYGTTGSATVYVQAKEFQATNLTFTNDYDEAASGSSQALALALYGDKAVLKNVRVLADQDTLLIQGGGIRAYVANSYVEGTVDFIYGTGTAVFTACSIYEKRSTGGPITAAATPAEQTYGFLFYKSTITGATSNTTQLGRPWRQDAQVLYRESSLSATIATAQPWINMGDATWQNARFYEYKNTGAGATTNSNRPQLSDSQAANYTPQKYLAGSDNWNPVG, from the coding sequence ATGTCCGAGACCTCCCAGCGACAACGCCGCCGGCTGTTCGGCGCCGGCGTCGCGATCGCTCTGTCCGCCGCGGTCGTCGCGGTCACCCTGCCCTCCGAGGCGGCGACCGTTCCCGTCGCCTCCGGCGTGTACACCCTCGCCTCGGGCGCGAGCGGCAAGTGCGTCGACGTGACCGGCGCGTCCACCGCAAGCTCAGCCCTGCTGATCCAGGTCGCCTGCAACGCCACCGCGAAAGACCAGCAGTGGACCGCGAAACAGCAGAACACCGGCCAGTTCCAGCTGGTCAACGGCAACAGCGGCAAGTGCGTCGACGTGCCCAGCTCGTCGAGCGTCTCCGGCACCCAGCTGCAGCAGTACAGCTGCGGCGACGCGACCAAGAACAACCAGCTCTGGACGTTCACCGCCTCCACCGCGGCCAGCGGAAAGTACCTGGTCAAGAGCGTCGCCACCGGCATGTGCGTCAGCGACAAGGACGGCTCCACCGCCGGCAACAACCCGATCGTCGAGGAGAGCTGCTCCGATATCGCCCGCATGCAGTGGTCGTTCAACGACGTCGCCGGCGCTCCGGCCGGGAGTCTGGTCGTCGCCAAGGACGGCAGTGGGCAGTACACGACAGTGCAGGCGGCGGTGAACGCGGTGCCGGCCGGCAACACCAGCCGGGTGACCATCGCGATCAAGGCCGGCACGTACCGGGAGAACGTGGTGATCCCGTCGACCAAGCCGTACATCACGTTCCAGGGTCTCGGCTCGGCCTCCTCGGGCACGGTGATCGTGGCGAACAAGGACGCGGCGACCTACGGCACGACCGGTTCGGCCACCGTCTACGTACAGGCGAAAGAATTTCAGGCGACCAACCTGACATTTACCAACGACTATGACGAGGCCGCGAGCGGTTCGTCGCAGGCGCTGGCGCTCGCGCTTTACGGGGACAAGGCCGTACTCAAGAATGTTCGTGTTCTTGCCGATCAGGACACGCTTCTTATTCAGGGCGGCGGGATCCGGGCGTACGTCGCGAATTCCTATGTCGAGGGGACCGTCGACTTCATCTACGGCACCGGAACCGCGGTGTTCACCGCGTGCAGCATCTACGAGAAGCGCAGCACCGGCGGCCCGATCACCGCGGCGGCGACCCCGGCCGAGCAGACCTACGGATTCCTGTTCTACAAGTCGACGATCACCGGCGCGACCAGCAACACCACCCAGCTCGGCCGGCCGTGGCGGCAGGACGCGCAGGTCCTTTACCGCGAATCGTCGCTGAGCGCGACCATCGCGACCGCCCAGCCGTGGATCAACATGGGCGACGCGACCTGGCAGAACGCCCGCTTCTACGAATACAAGAACACCGGCGCGGGCGCGACCACCAACAGCAACCGGCCGCAGCTCAGCGATTCGCAGGCCGCCAATTACACCCCGCAGAAGTACCTGGCGGGCTCGGACAACTGGAATCCGGTGGGCTGA